The genomic region GCTCCCAGCACTTTACATGCCCTCCAGCTAGCTCGCTCAGATGCAGATCAACCAGGGCGCCGACGCGGATTGTCGGCGATTTGACGGAAGGGTCAGGCATTTTCCTTATTCACAACTTGCACCGAACTCAGTGAGAGCACACATAGTATCGACCGCTCGCTGTTTTTAGAGGAGGGAGATCCGTGCTCAAGAACTTGTGTCTCGCCGTTACCGCGGCGACCTATCTAGGGTTCAGCAATCCGGCCGTCATTTTGGCACAGGACACACCATCCGGTGAGATCGAGCGTTATTACGACGTCCTTCATGACGCATGGACCCGAGCCGATGAATTGGGTTTCAGCGGTCGGTTTGAACTCCTCGAACCGGCGATTCGCGACACATTCAACATGCCGTATATCGCTCAATTCACAGTCGGGCGCTACTGGAAAAAACTGACCGACGATCAGCGGGTCGTTCTGATCGACGCGGTTACACGGCTAAGCGCAGCGACCTACGCGTCCCGATTCGACAAATATTCCGGCGAACAATTCAAGGTCCTTAGCGAAAGTCAGACCGATCGCGGCGACTTGCTTGTCCTCACCAACATAATCGATTCGAAGGGTGATCCGGTCGATATCAATTATCTGATGCGCCAAAATAGCGAAGATTGGCGTATTATCGACATCTACTTGAAGGGATCGATCAGCGAACTCGCAACACGTCGCTCCGAATTTACTTCGGTCATGAAACGAGAAGGTTTCGATGGCCTGATCTCCGCGATCAATAAGAAAGTTGCTGGATTAGAGGAATAGTTGCGCCGGTGGATGACGACAAAGGGCACCCCGATTCCAAAGATCTGATTCGCGATCGTAGCCCGTTCAATCAGCGAGTCGGTTACCGTTTGGTCGAATGGCGGGACGACTATGCTCTCGTCGAACTCGATGTTCGCGACGACCACATGAACAGGCGCGGTGCCGTACACGGCGGCGTATTGATGACGGCGATCGATGCCGCCGGAGGCTATTGCGGCACGTTCTGTCCCTATCCCGGCCGCACACGTATGTGCGTAACCGTCTCTTTGACAACAGAGTTCCTTCGCCCTGCCGGGCACGACGAACGCTTGGCAATCACGGCGCGGCGGCGCGGCGGCGGTCGTGGATTATTCGCCGCCTCCATCGAGGTTCACGACCAACACGATCATCTAATCGCTCTCGGCCATGGTATATATCGATATGTCAGGGGCAGCGGTGCGCCCGATGGGATTCCGGGCGCCGATTCGACGGAGCGCGACGACGATGCCTGACCAGTGCCATCATGTCGTCGCATGGGAGTTAGCGGGATGAAATACACAACCCTTGTCTTCATGGCTCTCGCCTGTTGCGTCATTGTGACGGCGCCGGCGCCGGCCGACAGCGTGCGCGGCGGGTGCTATGCGGAATCGGACCACTTCCGGTGTATCGACCGGCCCTATCGAGAGGACCGCTCCATACGTACGCCCGTTGTTCCACCACGACCGAGCTTTTCCCCGGCCGAGCAACGCACGCTGGATATGACAGGGAAACCACGGTTTACCGGCCATACGGATTCGTTGCGACCGGAGTTGCGGCCGCAGGGCGCGGTCAGTGCCGCCGAGGGCCGCGCGCGGCGTTACCGTCCAATCCCCGACCAGGACGCCGGCCGCTACATGCCGGGCACGCGCATAAGCCCCAGTTCGCCACTCTTCGGCCGCGCCGGCTCGGCCGGCGCCTTCGGGCTCCGCAGCGGATCAGTCCTGAGGCGAAACTAAGCCGTCAGACGGCAGACCGGTATCAATCGCGCCCTCGGCCGCGAAATGCCCGATCTCTTCGTTCGAATAACCCAATTCGCCGAGGACCTCCCGCGTATGTTCGCCAAAATCCGGCGCCGGGCGCGCGATTTCGGATGGGGTACGCGTAAATTTCACTGGCGATCCGATCGATTTCACCTCGCCCAGCCGGCGGTGAACCGAACTCGTCACCATTTCACGGGCGATCGTTTGGGGATCCTCGTGCATTTGCCCAATGTCGAGAACAGGACCCGCCGGCAAGCCTGCCTCGCGCAATCGCTCCAGCCAATCCGCCGTCGTTCGCTGTCTGAAATAGTCGGTCAGGAGTTCGACGAGTTTTGGCAAGTTTTCCATCCGCCCGGCGTTTTCGGCGAAGCGCGGGTCCTCGTCGAGGGCCTCCGCGCCCAGAACCTCCAGAAGACGCTTCCAATTCGTTTGATTAGCGGCACCGATGGTGACCCACCCGTCGGCGGTTTCAAAGGCCTGATAAGGAGCCATAAGCGGATGGGCCGATCCCATGGGTCCCGGTGAAACTCCTGTCGCAAAACAAATAGCCGACTGCCAGTAGGTATGAATGATTCCCGCCTCGAAGAGCGAGGTATCGATCATTTGCCCCTCACCGGTTTTGAGACGGTGTGTATAGGCTGCGAGAACGCCCATCGCGGCCAGAACCCCAGCGGTGATATCGGTCATCGGCGCACCGACCTTTACCGGTGGGCGCCCGTCGCCCTCGCCGGTTATGCTCATGAGGCCGCTCATGCCCTGTGCTATGAGATCGAATCCGCCCCGATCCGCGTACGGTCCGGTTTGCCCAAATCCGGAGATCGCACAATAGATCAACGCCGGATTTACACTTTTTAGAGTTTCATAGCCGATGCCGAGGCGGTCCATGGTGCCCGTTCGCTGATTTTCGACCACGACATCGGCGGCGGCGGCGAGACGCAAGAAAATTTC from Alphaproteobacteria bacterium harbors:
- a CDS encoding PaaI family thioesterase, which translates into the protein MDDDKGHPDSKDLIRDRSPFNQRVGYRLVEWRDDYALVELDVRDDHMNRRGAVHGGVLMTAIDAAGGYCGTFCPYPGRTRMCVTVSLTTEFLRPAGHDERLAITARRRGGGRGLFAASIEVHDQHDHLIALGHGIYRYVRGSGAPDGIPGADSTERDDDA
- a CDS encoding CoA transferase gives rise to the protein MAGPLTGMRVVEVGHIMAGPTCGLMLADLGADVIKVEKIPGGDDIRRAVPPAIDDVSAAFLMMNRNKRGIAIDLKSTSGREIFLRLAAAADVVVENQRTGTMDRLGIGYETLKSVNPALIYCAISGFGQTGPYADRGGFDLIAQGMSGLMSITGEGDGRPPVKVGAPMTDITAGVLAAMGVLAAYTHRLKTGEGQMIDTSLFEAGIIHTYWQSAICFATGVSPGPMGSAHPLMAPYQAFETADGWVTIGAANQTNWKRLLEVLGAEALDEDPRFAENAGRMENLPKLVELLTDYFRQRTTADWLERLREAGLPAGPVLDIGQMHEDPQTIAREMVTSSVHRRLGEVKSIGSPVKFTRTPSEIARPAPDFGEHTREVLGELGYSNEEIGHFAAEGAIDTGLPSDGLVSPQD
- a CDS encoding hopanoid biosynthesis protein HpnM — its product is MLKNLCLAVTAATYLGFSNPAVILAQDTPSGEIERYYDVLHDAWTRADELGFSGRFELLEPAIRDTFNMPYIAQFTVGRYWKKLTDDQRVVLIDAVTRLSAATYASRFDKYSGEQFKVLSESQTDRGDLLVLTNIIDSKGDPVDINYLMRQNSEDWRIIDIYLKGSISELATRRSEFTSVMKREGFDGLISAINKKVAGLEE